A DNA window from Synchiropus splendidus isolate RoL2022-P1 chromosome 2, RoL_Sspl_1.0, whole genome shotgun sequence contains the following coding sequences:
- the LOC128754113 gene encoding centrosomal protein of 95 kDa-like has protein sequence MGTQEGGRDWVAVANDLLTKCNINLQAQKLTDCNSNVFISLYESILGEKVPDFIAIPRSQEDDAHNVQSVIDSLSLDYLQISLSHITGENIVRGDHESIKNLLEIFDGLLEYLNEEIQEDLQNGVVLCEDVNERVPDGSKELGTCDVRVQQDSGQEGACSSSNGVSSDHGPSEAPEVGVPACTGAEVESVGHHPNAESLEGPREGAAVVSALPCVSAEEAGGSPASPKTSEAPTPSGQPSDQDTSAPMHTAIALQPALQSDAPHRAPAGQNQEQPAEQDATVASETDRTRPGRNVNNGLSSPQVSQSPAHSDGSDRQRSRADVEGETLEPTRGGPHRVLFRTQPDVLFLKLQEEIATTTPSPPDTDEDQEEESSRRPSQRAARRFNEEEEDKGFPESLSHRREKNKKAEKELHLIAEKLSHRIEVLDQMLKRVLDESGESSEVKGDEESCRSNGILESHKSPRQHSEFPHAERDRRDHTEADARSPEGRRLRNATPDRSSGEARHPMSARKHRRTLLNQLYEEELKRYEQEELDRVRLRAQEAEREYREAILRDASRNTRSSPARMKAQHKSERLSRTRQEPLQPVTEKQLLPLLLDELPHLHISPQALGEMWQKQLQHVERLSAASSPHSRRRSKLTSELEEAQRKHQLLQALVQKQQAHRSHLRDFKEQNQQQRALHGRLRDQRQQVARAKKYHQEFHVQHRARLMKARTREERMFRQLFEEGLELQKMRLREQRALAKEQQLEEQRRQMEKLTSMENYYKDQFSLLAEKVEQERQENHIRKRAQEKALIKMKRDLRARMEREIRDLQKIILQNDEDEHFKAQDLQRLRGRIQLASFQNQTSYLH, from the exons ATGGGCACTCAGGAGGGAGGCAGAG ATTGGGTTGCGGTGGCAAATGATCTACTCACCAAGTGTAACATCAACTTGCAAGCACAGAAACTTACGGACTGCAATTCGAATGTTTTTATTTCGCTCTATGAAAGCATCTTGGGAGAGAAGGTTCCAG ATTTTATTGCAATTCCTCGTTCTCAAGAAGATGATGCACACAATGTCCAGTCAGTGATTGACTCACTGTCTTTGGATTATCTTCAGATCAGCCTCTCACACATTACAG GTGAAAACATAGTCAGAGGAGACCATGAATCCATCAAGAACTTGCTCGAAATCTTTGATGGCCTTTTAGAATATCTCAATGAAGAGATACAGGAAGATTTGCAGAATGGAG TGGTGCTATGTGAAGATGTGAATGAAAGGGTTCCTGACGGCTCTAAGGAGTTGGGGACTTGTGATGTCAGAGTTCAGCAGGATTCTGGGCAGGAAGGAGCCTGTTCGTCTTCAAATGGAGT GTCCAGTGACCATGGACCCAGCGAGGCCCCTGAGGTCGGAGTCCCCGCATGTACTGGTGCGGAAGTAGAAAGTGTAGGGCATCACCCAAATGCGGAATCTTTGGAGGGACCTCGTGAGGGCGCTGCAGTCGTCTCTGCGCTTCCCTGCGTGTctgcagaggaagcaggag GTTCTCCAGCCTCTCCCAAAACTTCTGAAGCCCCCACCCCTTCAGGTCAGCCCTCTGACCAGGATACATCTGCACCGATGCACACTGCCATCGCGCTGCAGCCAGCCCTCCAGAGTGATGCTCCTCACAGAGCGCCAGCTGGTCAGAACCAGGAGCAGCCAGCAGAGCAAGATGCCACCGTCGCTTCAGAG ACCGACAGGACCAGACCCGGGAGGAATGTCAACAACGGCTTGTCTTCACCTCAAGTTTCCCAGTCTCCTG CTCACAGTGATGGGTCTGATCGCCAAAGGTCGAGGGCAGACGTGGAGGGAGAGACACTGGAG CCGACCAGAGGCGGCCCCCATCGGGTGTTGTTCCGCACACAACCCGACGTTCTCTTCCtcaagctgcaggaggagatcGCAACCACGACCCCTTCACCCCCGGACACGGATGAAGATCAAGAGGAGGAGAGTAGCCGCCGTCCATCACAGAGAGCGGCTCGCAGGTttaatgaagaagaggaggacaaaggCTTCCCAGAGTCATTGTCTCACCGCAGGGAGAAGAACAAGAAAGCTGAGAAGGAGCTTCATTTAATTGCTGAAAAACTCTCCCATCGAATTGAGGTGCTcgatcag ATGCTGAAGAGAGTGTTGGATGAAAGTGGGGAGTCCAGTGAGGTCAAAGGGGATGAAGAGTCGTGCCGCAGCAACGGCATCTTGGAGAGCCACAAGAGCCCGAGACAACACTCCG AGTTTCCTCATGCTGAGCGAGATCGTCGAGATCACACTGAGGCAGACGCTCGGAGCCCAGAGGGCAGGAGACTGAGAAACGCCACACCCGATCGTAGCAGTGGAGAAGCGCGACACCCAATGTCTGCCAGGAAACACCGAAGG ACTCTGCTAAATCAGCTCTATGAAGAGGAGTTGAAGAGATACGAACAAGAGGAACTGGACCGAGTTCGCCTCCGAGCTCAGGAAGCT GAGCGTGAGTACCGAGAGGCCATCCTGAGGGATGCTTCCCGAAACACCAGGTCCTCGCCAGCCAGGATGAAGGCTCAACACAAGTCGGAACGTCTGTCACGCACGCGACAGGAGCCGCTCCAGCCAG TGacggagaagcagctgctgcctctgctgctaGATGAGCTCCCGCACCTTCACATCTCCCCCCAGGCTCTGGGTGAGATGtggcagaagcagctgcagcacgTGGAGCGACTCAGCGCGGCCTCTTCTCCTCACAGCCGGCGGCGCAGCAAGCTCACCAGCGAG CTGGAGGAGGCCCAGAGGAAGCACCAGCTTCTGCAGGCTCTGGTGCAGAAGCAGCAAGCTCACCGCAGCCACCTG AGAGACTTCAAGgagcagaaccagcagcagcggGCGCTCCACGGCCGACTGCGAGATcagaggcagcaggtggcaCGGGCCAAGAAGTACCACCAGGAGTTCCACGTCCAGCACCGAGCCCGTCTGATGAAGGCGCGCACCAGGGAGGAGCGG ATGTTCCGGCAGCTGTTCGAGGAAGGTCTGGAGCTGCAGAAGATGCGGCTGAGAGAGCAGAGAGCTCTGGccaaagagcagcagctggaggagcagcggcgaCAGATGGAGAAGTTGACGTCCATGGagaactactacaaagaccaa TTCTCACTGCTGGCTGAGAAGGTGGAACAGGAGCGTCAGGAGAACCATATACGGAAGcgagcccaagaaaag GCTCTGATCAAGATGAAGCGAGACCTTCGGGCCCGGATGGAGCGTGAGATCCGAGACCTGCAGAAGATCATCCTACAGAACGACGAAGACGAGCATTTCAAGGCTCAGGACCTCCAGAGGCTACGAGGTCGGATCCAGCTGGCCTCCTTCCAGAACCAGACCAGCTACCTGCACTAG
- the LOC128753560 gene encoding CD209 antigen-like protein A, with protein MRSQSAHAEEVESVGYHPQAESLEGPVRVSAHPWVSAEEAGGLRQEYCHRAAASLTELQPITPLMISMAEVVREESIRIATEYNNMPETFSPGSTTAAPDNSGKMANIDFNCANETAVMKMKLNELEEYLQQGWLYIHPSLYYVSPVKKSWFDSRNFCVERGADLVVINSREEQEFMNKFGKITWIGLSQQQHNGQWVWVDGTPLNTSFWSLGEPNDFEGIEENCTEINDRPVGKSWNDADCQIEKSWICEKNINLLQQMHCFASAASLSVPPQ; from the exons ATGAGGTCACAGTCTGCTCATGCAGAGGAAGTAGAAAGCGTGGGGTATCATCCACAAGCGGAATCTTTGGAGGGACCTGTGAGGGTCTCTGCACATCCCTGGGTGTctgcagaggaagcaggagggcTGAGGCAGGAATACTGCCATCGAGCTGCAGCCAGCCTCACAGAGCTCCAGCCGATCACGCCGCTGATG ATTAGCATGGCAGAGGTGGTTCGTGAAGAAAGCATCAGAATAGCAACAGAATACAACAACATGCCTGAAACTTTCTCCCCAGGGTCAACTACTGCAGCGCCTG ACAATTCTGGAAAGATGGCCAACATTGACTTCAATTGTGCAAATGAGACTGCAGTCATGAAGATGAAGCTCAATGAATTAG AGGAATATCTCCAACAAGGATGGCTGTATATCCATCCCAGTCTCTACTACGTGTCACCAGTGAAGAAATCCTGGTTTGACAGCAGAAACTTCTGTGTTGAAAGAGGTGCAGACCTGGTGGTCATCAACAGCAGAGAAGAGCAG GAGTTCATGAATAAATTTGGaaagatcacatggattggacTGAGTCAACAGCAGCACAACGGGCAGTGGGTTTGGGTGGACGGGACTCCGCTGAACACAAG CTTCTGGTCCCTTGGAGAGCCCAATGATTTTGAGGGAATTGAGGAAAACTGCACTGAAATAAATGACCGTCCTGTAGGAAAAAGCTGGAATGATGCTGACTGTCAAATTGAGAAATCTTGGATCTGTGAGAAGAATATAAATTTACTGCAACAAATGCATTGCTTTGCTTCAGCAGCATCACTGTCTGTCCCACCTCAATAG